A genomic window from Acinetobacter chinensis includes:
- a CDS encoding phage tail tube protein, with product MAKKGVLGNGTNVWILHGTVPTLTKMACISELIFGDDTAAEVDNTCLEEVEVRTNDYGLSTPGEGSLKINTDPNNATHVIALDLADRKELVGIYVGWGDGVSIPTLTGGIVELPEDRTWSWCTAILRKNSVVIGLDALNNHTIPFKRQSKVTDEFRVGL from the coding sequence ATGGCGAAAAAAGGTGTTTTAGGGAATGGTACTAATGTATGGATTTTGCACGGTACAGTACCAACCCTGACAAAAATGGCATGTATTTCGGAGCTGATCTTCGGTGATGACACTGCTGCTGAGGTGGATAATACCTGTCTGGAAGAAGTAGAGGTGAGAACGAACGATTATGGACTGAGTACACCAGGTGAAGGCAGTCTGAAAATCAACACAGACCCTAATAATGCGACCCATGTCATTGCACTGGATCTGGCTGACAGAAAGGAGCTGGTTGGAATATATGTGGGATGGGGTGATGGTGTCAGTATTCCAACACTTACAGGTGGAATTGTAGAGCTGCCTGAGGACAGAACCTGGTCATGGTGTACGGCAATTCTACGTAAAAATTCAGTTGTAATCGGACTTGATGCACTGAATAACCATACTATTCCATTTAAGCGTCAGTCGAAAGTAACTGACGAATTCAGAGTAGGTTTATAA
- a CDS encoding DUF3168 domain-containing protein: protein MNILPVVEVLFSSPVNSTLQNRIYEDVAPAGTIFPYVVWSTVGGIPEHNIDCSPQIDHLTFQLVVYDTQATRASDIRKAVSSVLDPLCTITNLHPNHCEKMGDQTIFGRGFDANWWLDR, encoded by the coding sequence ATGAATATTCTTCCTGTAGTAGAGGTTTTATTTTCTTCACCTGTGAACAGCACATTACAGAACCGTATTTATGAGGATGTTGCTCCTGCTGGGACAATATTTCCTTATGTTGTCTGGTCAACTGTTGGAGGTATACCTGAGCATAATATTGATTGTTCCCCACAAATTGATCATCTGACATTTCAGCTTGTTGTTTACGACACACAGGCTACAAGAGCTTCAGATATCAGAAAAGCAGTCAGCAGTGTGCTGGATCCGCTTTGTACAATCACAAATCTGCATCCAAACCATTGTGAAAAAATGGGTGATCAAACCATTTTTGGACGTGGATTTGATGCGAACTGGTGGCTTGATCGCTAA
- a CDS encoding phage tail assembly chaperone family protein, TAC, with protein MTKLTLKTAQTALGVGSLVEKTIRFRGADGGEFEGEVFIKILSHDEKVNAIDVWGLNEKHTATVDQLTKAIVFHSVYESEGKRFFPKVQDTGSVSTELLDAMYKAADAVLDFSGKYWISKQMTNSGVSSSSTESADEPLQKQEEI; from the coding sequence ATGACAAAACTTACATTAAAAACTGCACAGACAGCCCTTGGGGTTGGTTCACTCGTGGAAAAGACCATCAGGTTCCGTGGAGCTGATGGAGGTGAGTTTGAGGGGGAAGTTTTTATTAAAATTCTTTCTCATGATGAAAAGGTCAATGCCATAGATGTCTGGGGGCTAAATGAGAAACACACTGCTACCGTGGATCAGCTGACCAAAGCTATCGTTTTTCATTCGGTATATGAAAGTGAAGGCAAACGTTTCTTTCCCAAAGTGCAGGATACAGGAAGTGTCTCAACTGAGTTACTGGATGCTATGTATAAAGCAGCAGATGCGGTGCTCGATTTTTCGGGAAAGTACTGGATCTCGAAGCAGATGACGAATTCTGGTGTGAGCTCGTCATCAACGGAATCGGCGGACGAACCATTGCAGAAGCAAGAAGAAATCTGA
- a CDS encoding tape measure protein, whose amino-acid sequence MSSKLGTLTLDLIARIGQFTEPLDRAEKKVKSSASKIGQGFSDLGNLAQKAVPMVAGLAGTIAGVAASYITLDKVMGAQRAYDVQIAGLETATKSAENAKVAYAALSQFAKETPYSMDQAVEGFTKLVNLGLTPSERALRSYGNTAAAMGKDLMQFIEAVADASTGEFERLKEFGVKASKQGEDVAFTFQGTTTTVKNSADSIEEYLMKIGENEFAGSMAKRMDSLDGSIANMEDSWKDLYLAISSAGVGELMRDGVDLASDGIQGLTALISSGAIEAGLAGFGVAFSIFGGDARSEMKSIADSFGLTSDFLVEKWRATIAELNALGNTWTTLRSWVQKASVSVAAGVDMISDPFNKRSSNASKQMAWEDSMRAIDAETIARTDAITKGFGAAEKKYNEFIATQKKGNTSAEDALARYKIQAKSGAAVATAGVAKTNRELEKQKKLLDGLGNGLVSNSHLRGLNIKSSESVGGGQIRGYTAEFAQLANSALGNSLNRFTAFNDRYHKGTNSRHATGNAFDFTLKNAKEAESAVKVLEDVARRYGYSVKILNEYKDPSKRATGGHLHVSVLGKSTKLAWKDVQGEVDLIGKGNDEMLRLAEDLNKRRNSIYRMYATDLQKIELDNSEAIREIEEAYSVDDTSRQKYLELQKAVYQQDLEEFRKVQLQKQFEQLNAVQSMNAQIQGLSGNSEDIMAKASMSPQDFAEWSLARDRSKAQLDLQNSRTSVEQNIMTNDVYTSDDERYAALLQAHEEYLTQKNALDVQYEQNLQDVRDQSQAATLAGYGAMFGMMGSLLESYGEKSSASYRLAFALQKGFVFSSALLNAKGAVLAAWNDPSNVTLLQKIGAAAATVIQTNDLMSAIQGVALTGMAHDGIANVPKEGTWLLDGGERVLNPQQNKDLTSYLANKRPDGVNININVPQGYTAEQSHGSDGSVTIDIVQKVAQQEAKQSWIQLSNPNSFESKQLRANTTAGVRR is encoded by the coding sequence GTGAGCAGCAAACTGGGAACATTAACACTGGATCTGATTGCTCGGATTGGCCAGTTCACTGAACCACTGGACAGAGCAGAGAAAAAGGTAAAATCATCTGCTTCAAAAATTGGGCAAGGATTTTCAGATTTAGGCAATCTGGCACAGAAAGCAGTGCCAATGGTGGCTGGGCTCGCGGGGACGATTGCTGGTGTAGCAGCCTCATATATCACGCTGGATAAAGTAATGGGTGCTCAGCGGGCTTATGATGTTCAGATTGCGGGGCTGGAAACGGCAACGAAGTCTGCTGAGAATGCCAAAGTTGCTTATGCTGCACTTTCACAGTTTGCAAAAGAAACGCCTTACAGTATGGATCAGGCAGTTGAAGGCTTTACCAAACTGGTCAATCTGGGACTGACCCCATCAGAGCGGGCGTTAAGATCATACGGAAATACTGCAGCTGCAATGGGTAAAGACCTGATGCAGTTTATTGAAGCTGTAGCGGATGCTTCCACTGGAGAGTTTGAACGACTGAAAGAATTTGGTGTTAAGGCAAGTAAACAGGGCGAAGACGTTGCTTTTACCTTTCAGGGAACAACCACTACTGTAAAAAACAGTGCGGATTCAATTGAAGAGTACCTGATGAAAATCGGGGAAAATGAATTTGCAGGATCAATGGCCAAACGGATGGATTCTCTGGATGGTTCCATTGCCAATATGGAAGACAGCTGGAAAGATCTGTACCTTGCGATTTCAAGCGCAGGTGTGGGGGAATTGATGCGGGACGGTGTTGATCTTGCCAGTGATGGAATACAGGGCCTCACAGCATTGATATCTTCTGGTGCAATTGAAGCAGGGCTGGCAGGATTTGGTGTGGCATTCAGTATCTTTGGTGGTGATGCCCGTTCTGAAATGAAAAGTATTGCAGATTCATTCGGACTGACTTCAGATTTTCTGGTAGAAAAATGGCGAGCCACTATTGCAGAACTGAATGCACTTGGAAACACCTGGACTACGCTCAGATCATGGGTACAGAAAGCCAGTGTTTCTGTTGCTGCAGGTGTGGACATGATTTCGGATCCGTTTAATAAAAGATCCTCAAATGCTTCCAAACAGATGGCATGGGAAGACTCTATGAGGGCAATTGATGCTGAAACGATTGCCCGTACAGATGCCATTACAAAAGGCTTTGGTGCAGCGGAGAAAAAATATAACGAATTTATCGCTACTCAGAAAAAAGGCAACACCAGTGCTGAAGATGCTTTAGCACGTTATAAAATTCAGGCTAAATCGGGAGCAGCTGTTGCGACTGCAGGTGTGGCAAAAACCAACAGAGAGCTTGAGAAACAGAAAAAGCTGCTTGATGGTCTGGGAAATGGACTGGTCTCCAATTCACATTTACGCGGTTTGAATATCAAATCATCTGAATCTGTGGGCGGTGGTCAGATCAGAGGTTATACCGCTGAATTTGCACAACTGGCGAATTCTGCACTGGGCAATTCACTCAACCGTTTTACTGCTTTCAATGATCGTTATCACAAGGGAACAAACAGCAGGCATGCTACTGGTAATGCATTTGACTTTACACTGAAGAATGCCAAAGAAGCTGAAAGCGCTGTCAAAGTCCTTGAGGATGTTGCGAGACGCTACGGGTATTCAGTCAAAATCCTGAATGAGTATAAGGATCCATCGAAACGGGCTACAGGTGGTCATCTTCATGTTTCAGTACTTGGAAAAAGTACAAAACTGGCATGGAAAGACGTTCAGGGTGAAGTGGATCTGATTGGTAAAGGCAATGATGAAATGTTGCGCCTGGCTGAAGACCTGAATAAACGTCGGAACAGTATTTACAGGATGTATGCCACGGATCTTCAGAAAATTGAACTGGATAACTCAGAGGCAATCAGGGAGATTGAAGAAGCATATAGCGTAGATGATACCAGCCGGCAGAAATACCTTGAACTGCAAAAGGCTGTGTATCAGCAAGACCTGGAAGAGTTCAGAAAAGTTCAGTTGCAGAAGCAGTTTGAACAACTTAATGCTGTGCAGAGCATGAATGCTCAGATTCAGGGTCTTTCTGGGAATTCGGAAGACATTATGGCTAAGGCCAGCATGTCGCCGCAGGACTTTGCTGAATGGAGTCTGGCGAGAGACAGGAGTAAAGCACAGCTTGACTTGCAGAACAGTAGAACATCGGTTGAACAGAACATTATGACCAATGATGTCTACACTTCAGATGACGAACGTTATGCAGCACTTTTACAGGCACATGAAGAATATCTGACTCAGAAAAATGCACTTGATGTTCAGTATGAGCAGAATCTGCAGGATGTAAGGGATCAATCCCAGGCTGCCACTTTAGCGGGCTATGGTGCAATGTTTGGGATGATGGGTTCATTACTGGAGAGTTATGGAGAAAAATCATCAGCCTCCTACAGACTTGCCTTTGCACTTCAGAAAGGTTTTGTTTTCTCAAGTGCCTTACTGAATGCAAAAGGGGCTGTGCTTGCTGCATGGAATGATCCATCCAATGTCACTTTACTGCAGAAAATTGGAGCTGCAGCTGCAACGGTCATACAGACCAATGATCTGATGTCAGCGATTCAGGGAGTTGCACTGACAGGTATGGCACATGATGGTATTGCGAATGTACCCAAAGAAGGCACCTGGTTGCTCGATGGAGGTGAACGTGTACTGAATCCACAACAGAACAAGGATCTGACCAGCTATCTTGCGAATAAAAGGCCTGATGGTGTGAATATTAATATCAACGTCCCTCAGGGTTACACCGCAGAACAGTCGCATGGAAGTGACGGTTCAGTGACTATTGATATTGTGCAGAAGGTGGCTCAACAGGAAGCAAAGCAGTCATGGATTCAACTGAGTAATCCAAACTCATTTGAAAGTAAGCAACTGAGAG